GCTGGCGAAGTTGCCGCCACCGAAGCCGGCGAGTGCGGCCATGAGGAGCATGACACCGAAGGGCGTCTCCGGGTTGGACACACAGATGGCAAGGCCTGTGGTGGGGATCAGGAGCAGGAGCGCCGAGACGATGGTCCAGTTCCGGCCACCGAACTTGGGAACCATGAACGTGTAGGGGATTCGGAGTGTTGCGCCTACGAGGCTGGGGATGGAGATGAGCCAGAAGATCTGGTTGGTGTCGAACGTGAAGCCTGCTGCGGGGAGCTGGACCACCACGATGGACCACAGCTGCCAGACGACGAAGCCGAGGAATTCGGCGAAGATCGACCAGTAGAGATTGCGCTTGGCGATGGACCGGCCTTCGGCTTCCCACTGGCCCTTGTCTTCGGCGTCCCAGTTGGCAATCCAGCGGCCGGGGCGGTGCTCAAGGGTGGGGGTGGCGGTGGCAGTGGACTGGACGGGGGCCAGTTCTTCTGCGGAGCGGTCAACAGTCACGGAGTGCCTCCTTGGTGGGGGACGTTGTTATTCCAAGGTAGGTTTCGCGCATTTCGTGGACGGGCGCCGTTTGTAAACGTGCTGTGACATTTCCCTATCGGCGGGGTCACCGGCGCGTGAGGCAATGGTGAGGTAATGTGGCGCGGACCACAAGGTGAGATTTTCTTGCATGTCCGCATGTTGGACTTGGTTGTCCGGTCAATGGACAGCGGGAACTATTATTGAACTCTCGAATAATCCGTCGCCGGTAGGTTCTGGGGCATCGGCCGGCGCAAAAGAAAGCTGCAAATACATGTCTTCCACCGCACCATCCAAGGAAGGTGAGTCCACTAAGCCAGTGAACTCACGGGGCAAGGTGATCTTCGCGAGCCTGATCGGCACGACGATCGAGTTCTACGATTTCTACGCCTACGCCACCGCGTCAGTACTCGTCTTCCCCAAGCTCTTCTTCCCCGACGCCACTGACATCAACGCGCTGCTCAGTGCGTTCGCCATCTTCGGTGTTGCCTTCTTCGCCCGACCCATTGGCGCAGTGGTGTTCGGCCACTTCGGTGACAAGATCGGCCGCAAGGGCACCCTGGTCGCCTCGCTGTTGACCATGGGTATCGCCACGTTCCTCATCGGTCTCCTGCCCACGGCCTCCATGCCGGGATGGGCCATCCTTGCCCCGATCATGCTGGTTATCCTCCGCTTCTTCCAGGGCCTTGCTTTGGGCGGAGAATGGTCAGGCGCAGCGTTGCTGGCCACCGAGAACGCCCCCGAAGGAAAGCGCGCCATCTACGGAACGTTCCCTCAGTTGGGTGCACCTATCGGCTTCATCATCGCCAACGTCATCTTCATCTGGATGAACGTGTCGCTCAGCGCGGAAGAGTTCCTTGCGTGGGGTTGGCGTGTTCCGTTCATTCTCAGCGCGGTGCTGGTTGTGGTGGGCCTTTACGTTCGACTGAAGCTGGTGGAGAGCGCCTCCTTCACCAAGGTGATCGAGCAAGAAAAGGTGCAGAAGGTGCCCCTCGCCGCCACACTCAAGAGCCACTGGCGCCCCGTGGTGGCCGGTACGTTCATCATGTTTGCCACCTACGTGCTGTTCTACATCATGACTACGTTCACACTGTCTTACGGCACCAAGCCCACCCTGGCCGGTGCGCAGGCAGCCGCTGAGAAGGCCGGCACACCCATGACGGCAGAACAGATCGCGGCGTTCGTCCCCGGCCTGGGAATCACCCGGTCCGATTTCCTCTGGATGCTGATCATCGGCGTCGTCTTCTTCGGCATCTTCACCGTGGTCTCCGGACCGCTCGCTGAGAAGTGGGGCCGCCGCAAGTTCCTGCTGGGCGTCACCGCCGGCATCTTCGTGTTCGGTGCGCTCTGGTTCACCATGTTTGGTCCCGGCCAGGCAGCGGCGATGGTTGGCCTCATTGTGGGCTTCACGCTCATGGGCCTGACCTTCGGTCCCATGGCGGCGATCCTTCCGGAACTGTTCCCGGCCAACGTCCGCTACACGGGCTCGGCTGTGGCGTACAACCTGTCCTCCATGATCGGAGCCGCCCCGGCATCGTTCGTGGCAATTGCCCTCTGGTCCGCAGCCAACGGCAGCACGTGGCTGGTAGGTGTCTACATGGCCGCCGCTGCGGTGGTCACCTTCATCGCGCTCTGGCTGACCCGCGAAACCAAGGACATGGACTACGAGAACAACGTCGCCTAAGTACCCCGCTTACGACGTCGGCCCCGCACCAAACGGTGCGGGGCCGACGTCGTTAAGAGGTTCTTGGCGTTAATCCTCGATGGTCGCGATGACTGCGCCGGCGGCAACGGTCTCACCGGCGGTGGCAGCAAGGCCACGCACAGTACCGGCCTTGTGGGCGGTCAGGGGCTGCTCCATCTTCATGGCTTCCAGGACCACGATCAGATCGCCCTCGGCCACAACGTCACCTTCCGAGGCTGCCACCTTGACGATGGTGCCCTGCATGGGGGACGTCAGGGCATTGCCACCGGCAGCTGCAGCCGTGGCACCAGCCGAGCGGGAGCGTTTCTTGGATTTGCCGGACTTGGAGCCTGAACCGCTGGGAACCGCGGCGACGCCGCCACCCAGGCCGGACGGCAGGACGACCTCAAGGCGCTTGCCGCCAACCTCGACGACGACACGCTGGCGCTCACCGGCGTCGGGCGTTTCAGTACCGGCACCGCTTGCCGACCATGCCGGGAGGCTGTTGACGAACTCGGTCTCGATCCAGCGCGTGTGAACCTTGAACGGTCCTTCCGCCGGGGCAAAGGCGGGATCGGTGACCACGGCGAGGTCGAACGGGATGACGGTGGGAATACCCTCCACCACCATCTCTTCAAGGGCGCGGCGTGAACGCTGAAGGGCTTGCTCGCGGGAAGCGCCAGTGACGATCAGCTTGGAGAGCATCGAGTCGAAGTTGCCGCTGATGACGTCGCCCTGCTCAATGCCGGAATCGATCCGGACGCCGGGTCCCGTCGGGTTCTTCAGAGTGGTGATGGTGCCGGGGGCGGGCATGAAGTTGCGTCCCGGGTCCTCGCCGGTGATGCGGAACTCGAAGGAGTGGCCGCGGACCTCGGGGTCGTCATAGCCAAGCGCTTCACCGCGGGCGATGCGGAACTGCTCGCGGACGAGGTCGATGCCCGTGACTTCCTCGGAGACGCAGTGCTCCACCTGGAGGCGGGTGTTGACCTCAAGGAAGGAAATAGTGCCGTCCTGGCCCACCAGGAACTCGCAGGTGCCCGCGCCTAAGTAGTTGGCTTCCTTCAGGATGGCCTTGGAAGACTCGTACAGTCGCTTGTTCTGCTCTTCGCTCAGGTAAGGAGCGGGAGCTTCCTCCACGAGCTTCTGGTTGCGGCGCTGCAACGAGCAGTCGCGGGTGGAAACCACCACGACGTTGCCGTATGCGTCGGCCAGGCACTGGGTCTCAACGTGGCGGGGAGCGTCGAGGAAGCGCTCGATGAAGCATTCGCCGCGGCCGAAAGCTGCGACGGCTTCACGGACTGCGGATTCGTACAGCTCCGGGATCTCGTCCATGGTGCGGGCAACCTTGATGCCGCGACCACCACCGCCGAAAGCTGCCTTGATGGCAACGGGGAGGCCGAACTCCTCAGCAAACTTCAGGATCTCGTCCGCGGACTCAACGGGGTCGGCGGTGCCGGGGACCAGGGGAGCGCCCACCTTTTCGGCAATGTGCCGGGCCTGAACCTTATCGCCCAAGGCCGAGATGGCCTCGGGGGACGGGCCGATCCACGTGATGCCAGCTTCAATGACCTTAGCCGCGAACTCGGCGTTCTCCGCGAGGAACCCGTAGCCGGGGTGGATGCCGTCGGCGCCTGACTGCTTGGCGACGTCGATGATCTTGTCCATCACCAAGTACGACTCGGCGGCGGTATTGCCACCCAAAGCGTAGGCTTCGTCGGCGAGGCGGACATGGAGGGCGTCGCGGTCGGGGTCGGCGTAAACGGCTACGGAGGCAATGCCTTCGTCCCGGGCGGCTCGGATGATGCGGACCGCGATTTCGCCGCGGTTGGCAATCAAGACCTTGGTGAGAGGGCTGGAAATGGGCTGCGCCGGGTTAGCTGACAAGTTGTTGACTCCTTCTGTCCTTGAGGAGCCTAGCGCGATTGTGAGGGTTCCGCCCATATTGATGGGGGATTCCGTGTGTGAGGCGATGTTCCTTTGTAGGGTTGCTACAAATTGCCTTTACTGGCTATTCGCGTCCCACAGCTCCGTGATGCCAACGTTCGCGTGGACCAGCAGGTCCCGGAGTGTGGAAATGGAAAGCCCGACGACGGCGTGCGGGTCGCCGTCCACCTTGCGGATGAAGGCCCCGCCCAAACCGTCGATGGTGAAGGAGCCTGCGCAATGAAGGGGCTCTCCAGTGGCGATGTAGGCGTCGATGTCGTTGCTGCTCATCCGGGCGAAGTGGACCTCGGCGCTCGAAACCGCTCCGACTGTGGCGCCCGTGCCTTCGGGGGTCTCGTCACCTGCTGCATCCTCGTCTGCGTCAGCGGCGGTGTCCCGGCAGTCAACCAGCCAATGCCCTGTGTGAAGCACCCCCTGCGAGCCGCTCATGCGCAGCATCCGTTCCCGGGCGACCTCCGCCGTGTAGGGCTTGCCGTGGGACTCGCCGTCGAACTCAAAGACAGAGTCGCAGCCGATGACCAAGGCACCTTCGGCTTCGGGGAGGGCTGCGACGGCTTCGGCTTTGGCCCGTGCCAGCAACAAAGCGGTGTCGTGGGCGTCCGTCACACCGTATTTTGCCTGCACCGCATCCTCATCAACGTCCGACACCAGGACGTCATGCCGGATCCCGGCTTCCGTGAGGAGCTTGGTGCGGGCAGGGGACTGGGAGGCAAGGATCAATCGGGTCACGCCTCCCAGCCTAATACGAACCCTCTCTCACATCCCGCGTGCTTACGGCGAACCCTCTCTCACATCCCGCGTGCTTAAACCGAACGCTCGCTCACATCCCGCGTGCTTAAACCGATCGCTCGCTCACTTGCCTGAAGCAAGTGAGCGAGCGTTCGGATATATCAGCTGTGATGTGAGTGAGGGTTAGTGGACCAGTTCCTCGGATCCGGCTTTTGAACGGTCGCTCCGCTCCAGCTTGGCGCCTTCAACATCCACGTCAGGGAGGATGCGTTCCAGCCATTTGGGCAGCCACCAGGCCTTCTCGCCCAAGAGATACATCACTGCGGGGACGATGGTCATGCGAACCACGAAGGCGTCGATCAGCACACCGAATGCCATCGCGAAGCCAAGCGGCCGGACCATGGTGAGGTGGCTGAAGATGAAGCCGGAGAACACGCTGACCATGATGATCGCGGCCGCGGTGACAACGGCTGCCGCGTGGCTGAACCCGGAGCGGACAGCATGCTTAGCGGACTCACCGTGCATGAACGACTCCCGCATGCCGGATGTAATAAACACCTGGTAGTCCATCGCGAGTCCGAACAGCACGCCGATCAGGATGATGGGCAGGAAGCTCAGGACAGCGCCTGGATTGGCGACGTCGAAGATGCCTCCCAGCCAACCCCACTGGTAAACAGCAACCACGGCACCGAACGCGGCAGCGAGGGATAGCAGGAACCCGCCGGTGGCCAGCAGCGGCACCACGATGGAGCGGAACACCAGAAGGAGCAGCAGCAGTGAAAGTCCGACGACGATCGCCAAGTACGGCGGCAAGGCGGCGCCAAGTTTCTCGGACACATCGATGTTGCCGGCCGTCTGGCCCGTCAAACCGATTTTCACGCCCAGGTCCTCATTGATGCCGGTGCCCTTCGCGCGGAGATCGGACACCACCTGCACTGTGCCGGCGCTGGCCGGACCTTCCTTCGGGATGACCTGGAAGACGGCGGTGCGGCGGTCGTCGCTCAGTGCAATGGGAACGGCGGCGATGACATTCTCAACGCTGCGGAGCTGATCCGCGACGTCGAACTGCTTGTTCTTGGCATCGTTCTCGCTGAGGCCTTCGGGGAATTCGCCCACCACGATGATGGGCCCGGTCATGCCTTCACCGAAGCTGCTGCGGGTGAGGTCATACGCCTTGAAGGCCTGCGAATCGACCGGCTCGGAGCCGCCGTCGGGAAGTGCCAGCCGCAGCTGGGAGGCAGGCAGCGCCAAGGCACCTAACAGAACGACGCTTGCTACGAGGGCAACCCACGGACGACGCGTGACCAAACCACCCCAGCCTCCGCTGCTTCGCTTCTCTTCGAGTTCACGGTCGGCAGCTTCGTGGCCCGGCTCGGCGTTGTGCTTTTCGGCCTTGGCCCAAGCGCGCTTGGAGATAAGTCGGCGGCCGATCAGGGCCAGTACGGCGGGTGTCAGCGTCAAAGCCACGACGACGGCTACGCCGACTGTCGCTGCGGCGGCAACACCCATCACTGCAAGGAAGGGCAACCCGGGAACCACAAGGGCAGCGAGGGCGATGATGACAGTGAGGCCTGCGAACAGCACTGCGTTGCCGGACGTCCCGGTGGCCAGTGCTGCGGACTCTTCCCCGTCCATGCCGGCCAGAAGCTGTGTGCGGTGGCGGTTGACGATGAACAGGGAGTAGTCGATGCCGACCGCAAGGCCGAGCATCAGGGCAAGCATGGGGGAGATGGAGCTCATGTCGATCACGCTGGTGAGCGCGAACGTTCCGCCGACACCTACGGCAACGCCGATCAGCGCCATGACAAGGGGCAGTCCGGCCGCGATGAGAGTGCCGAGCATGAGGATCAGGACCAGGGCAGCCACAGCGACGCCCACGATTTCAGCTACACCGAAGATTTCCGAGACGTCCTCGGTGATTTCCTTGCTGGCGTAGGCCGTGACGCCTGCCGACGAAACGCCGTGGACGATCTCCTGAACTTCCTCGCGGACGGCGGGGTCAACGGCGTTGATGGAGGTCTTAAACTGGACCTGTGCGATTGCGGCTTTGTTGTCGCTGGACACGAAACGTAGGCCTTGAGAGGCTTCGAGCTGTCGCTTGCCCAGTGCCAGCGCTGTGGCGCCGTCGGCTGCTTCCTTGGTTCCGGCGTCGAGCTTTTCCTTGGCCGCGGCGAGTTCGGCGCGCTGCGGAGCCAGCTGCGCCTCAATCTGTGCCGACGTCAGGCCGGAGGCTGCCAGTTGCTGCTCGGCGCCTGCCAGTTGCGCTTCGCCCGCGGTCAACTGTGCGCGGGCGGCATCCAGCTGGGTCTGCCCTTCGGCGGCCTGAGCCTCACCGGCGGCGATCTCTCCGGCGGACTTGTCCAGTTGCTCCTGGGTGGTGAACGGGTTCACTGTTCCCTGCACGTCAGGCATGGCTTCAAGCTTGGTGAGTGCAGCCGCGACCGCGTCTTTTTTGGCCTGGTCAAAGCCGGCATCTCCGGCGTCGAAGACCACGCTGGCAGAGCCGCCGGAGGAGTCGGGCAGGGCCTCTTTGAGTTTGTCGGCCATCTGCTGGGTTTCAGTGCCCGGAATGGTGAAGTTGTTGGACATGGTGCCGTGGAACGCTGCGGCCGAGCCGCCCACTGCCACCATGACGGCCAGCCATATGGAGATGACGAGCCAGCGGCGGCGATACGAAAACTTGCCGAGACGGTAGAGGAACGAGGCCATGTCAGAACCGATCTTTGGTGGTTGGAACGGAAGGTGAGGCTGTTGCGGCTTGTGGGAACGCGTTCGACGGCGGCGCGAAGCCGGCACCGAGGAGACCCATCGCATCGATGAGGTGCTGGCGGAGGACCGCCAGGGATTCCGCCGAGAGGTCGGGTCCGCGCTCGACGAACCAGACGGTCATCGCCGCTTTGCCGCAGGAGATCACAGAACCCGCGAGGGCATGAAGGTAAAGCTCGCTGATGCCCGTGCCGAGCCTGCTGCGGGCGGCGTGAATGATCTGCTCGGTGCAGTGTTCCCAGGCTTCCAACTCGGAGCGGGCCAGTGATCGGTTGTCCTGGGTCAAGCTGAACAACTCGGCCATGGGGGCGACGGACATGGGATCGGCCAGGGCCATGAGGGCGGCCTGCGCGGATTCGAGGATGGACTCGTCTCTGGGACGCAGCCGGAACTGTTCCAATGCGTGGTCCATGAAGCCGTCGGCTACGGACGCCAGCGCGGCTTCAAGGCTGGGGAAGTAGTTGAAAAAGGTTCGCCGTGATACACCCGCGCTGGCTGCGATGTCTTCCACGGTGAAATTGCCGGACCCGTTGCTGCGCAAAAGGTCCAGGGCGGCGGAGGCGATAGAGCTGCGGGTGGCCGCCTTGTTGAGTTCGCGCCGTGAGGGCGCGGCGGGCTCAGCTGTGGCGGACACCTCCGCAGCGGCTTCCTGTCTACTGGTTTGGGTCACATACTTACACTAAGTGCAAGTTTGCACTCTGCGCAATTTGAGCGGCTTTGAGCGCACGAAAAACCCGCCTTCGTTTGCTCCCCCTCCCCGTTGAGTGGAGAGGGGAGCAAACTAGGGCGGGATCAAAGGAGGGCTTGGCTCAGAACTGGTGCGGCGGCGCCGGAGGAGCCGGCGGGGCCGGGGGAGTGGGCTGGGCTGACTGCTGGGCCGCCGTCTTGGTCAGGTAAACAGACTGCCCGGTGGCTCCGGGCTCACCCTCCCCAAGAGGCAGCACGTACACGGCGGTTCCGTAGGCGCACACTTCGGTCCAGTTGGTGCCCATTTCCGAGGTGTCGAAACGCATGGCCACGATGGCGTTGGCGCCACGCTGCTGTGCTTCGTTGACCATGCGTGCCATGACTTCCTGGCGGCTTTCGTAGAGGGCCTTGGTCATTTCGGGCAGCTCGCCGCCGCCCAGGGAGCGGAAGCCGGCCAGCATCTGTGAGCCAATATCGCGTGAACGGACAGTGAGGCCCATGACTTCGCCAAAGACGGCGTCGATGCGGTGGCCCGGGATTTCGTTGGAGGTGACGATCAACATGGTCCGAGCCTATCCAGACTTGACCCCTTAAACGGGGAAATCCCCCGGGGAGAAC
This genomic interval from Paenarthrobacter aurescens TC1 contains the following:
- a CDS encoding putative domain of unknown function DUF74 (identified by match to protein family HMM PF01906), with the translated sequence MLIVTSNEIPGHRIDAVFGEVMGLTVRSRDIGSQMLAGFRSLGGGELPEMTKALYESRQEVMARMVNEAQQRGANAIVAMRFDTSEMGTNWTEVCAYGTAVYVLPLGEGEPGATGQSVYLTKTAAQQSAQPTPPAPPAPPAPPHQF
- the accA gene encoding Acetyl-CoA carboxylase alpha chain (identified by match to protein family HMM PF00289; match to protein family HMM PF00364; match to protein family HMM PF01071; match to protein family HMM PF02222; match to protein family HMM PF02785; match to protein family HMM PF02786), producing the protein MSANPAQPISSPLTKVLIANRGEIAVRIIRAARDEGIASVAVYADPDRDALHVRLADEAYALGGNTAAESYLVMDKIIDVAKQSGADGIHPGYGFLAENAEFAAKVIEAGITWIGPSPEAISALGDKVQARHIAEKVGAPLVPGTADPVESADEILKFAEEFGLPVAIKAAFGGGGRGIKVARTMDEIPELYESAVREAVAAFGRGECFIERFLDAPRHVETQCLADAYGNVVVVSTRDCSLQRRNQKLVEEAPAPYLSEEQNKRLYESSKAILKEANYLGAGTCEFLVGQDGTISFLEVNTRLQVEHCVSEEVTGIDLVREQFRIARGEALGYDDPEVRGHSFEFRITGEDPGRNFMPAPGTITTLKNPTGPGVRIDSGIEQGDVISGNFDSMLSKLIVTGASREQALQRSRRALEEMVVEGIPTVIPFDLAVVTDPAFAPAEGPFKVHTRWIETEFVNSLPAWSASGAGTETPDAGERQRVVVEVGGKRLEVVLPSGLGGGVAAVPSGSGSKSGKSKKRSRSAGATAAAAGGNALTSPMQGTIVKVAASEGDVVAEGDLIVVLEAMKMEQPLTAHKAGTVRGLAATAGETVAAGAVIATIED
- a CDS encoding putative transcriptional regulator, TetR family (identified by match to protein family HMM PF00440) encodes the protein MSATAEPAAPSRRELNKAATRSSIASAALDLLRSNGSGNFTVEDIAASAGVSRRTFFNYFPSLEAALASVADGFMDHALEQFRLRPRDESILESAQAALMALADPMSVAPMAELFSLTQDNRSLARSELEAWEHCTEQIIHAARSRLGTGISELYLHALAGSVISCGKAAMTVWFVERGPDLSAESLAVLRQHLIDAMGLLGAGFAPPSNAFPQAATASPSVPTTKDRF
- a CDS encoding putative integral membrane protein, MMPL family (identified by match to protein family HMM PF03176); the protein is MASFLYRLGKFSYRRRWLVISIWLAVMVAVGGSAAAFHGTMSNNFTIPGTETQQMADKLKEALPDSSGGSASVVFDAGDAGFDQAKKDAVAAALTKLEAMPDVQGTVNPFTTQEQLDKSAGEIAAGEAQAAEGQTQLDAARAQLTAGEAQLAGAEQQLAASGLTSAQIEAQLAPQRAELAAAKEKLDAGTKEAADGATALALGKRQLEASQGLRFVSSDNKAAIAQVQFKTSINAVDPAVREEVQEIVHGVSSAGVTAYASKEITEDVSEIFGVAEIVGVAVAALVLILMLGTLIAAGLPLVMALIGVAVGVGGTFALTSVIDMSSISPMLALMLGLAVGIDYSLFIVNRHRTQLLAGMDGEESAALATGTSGNAVLFAGLTVIIALAALVVPGLPFLAVMGVAAAATVGVAVVVALTLTPAVLALIGRRLISKRAWAKAEKHNAEPGHEAADRELEEKRSSGGWGGLVTRRPWVALVASVVLLGALALPASQLRLALPDGGSEPVDSQAFKAYDLTRSSFGEGMTGPIIVVGEFPEGLSENDAKNKQFDVADQLRSVENVIAAVPIALSDDRRTAVFQVIPKEGPASAGTVQVVSDLRAKGTGINEDLGVKIGLTGQTAGNIDVSEKLGAALPPYLAIVVGLSLLLLLLVFRSIVVPLLATGGFLLSLAAAFGAVVAVYQWGWLGGIFDVANPGAVLSFLPIILIGVLFGLAMDYQVFITSGMRESFMHGESAKHAVRSGFSHAAAVVTAAAIIMVSVFSGFIFSHLTMVRPLGFAMAFGVLIDAFVVRMTIVPAVMYLLGEKAWWLPKWLERILPDVDVEGAKLERSDRSKAGSEELVH
- the maf gene encoding maf protein (identified by match to protein family HMM PF02545; match to protein family HMM TIGR00172); protein product: MTRLILASQSPARTKLLTEAGIRHDVLVSDVDEDAVQAKYGVTDAHDTALLLARAKAEAVAALPEAEGALVIGCDSVFEFDGESHGKPYTAEVARERMLRMSGSQGVLHTGHWLVDCRDTAADADEDAAGDETPEGTGATVGAVSSAEVHFARMSSNDIDAYIATGEPLHCAGSFTIDGLGGAFIRKVDGDPHAVVGLSISTLRDLLVHANVGITELWDANSQ
- a CDS encoding putative major facilitator superfamily (MFS) transporter (identified by match to protein family HMM PF00083; match to protein family HMM PF07690) — its product is MSSTAPSKEGESTKPVNSRGKVIFASLIGTTIEFYDFYAYATASVLVFPKLFFPDATDINALLSAFAIFGVAFFARPIGAVVFGHFGDKIGRKGTLVASLLTMGIATFLIGLLPTASMPGWAILAPIMLVILRFFQGLALGGEWSGAALLATENAPEGKRAIYGTFPQLGAPIGFIIANVIFIWMNVSLSAEEFLAWGWRVPFILSAVLVVVGLYVRLKLVESASFTKVIEQEKVQKVPLAATLKSHWRPVVAGTFIMFATYVLFYIMTTFTLSYGTKPTLAGAQAAAEKAGTPMTAEQIAAFVPGLGITRSDFLWMLIIGVVFFGIFTVVSGPLAEKWGRRKFLLGVTAGIFVFGALWFTMFGPGQAAAMVGLIVGFTLMGLTFGPMAAILPELFPANVRYTGSAVAYNLSSMIGAAPASFVAIALWSAANGSTWLVGVYMAAAAVVTFIALWLTRETKDMDYENNVA